In a single window of the Mesoplodon densirostris isolate mMesDen1 chromosome 18, mMesDen1 primary haplotype, whole genome shotgun sequence genome:
- the DVL2 gene encoding segment polarity protein dishevelled homolog DVL-2 isoform X1 — MAGSGAGGGGVGETKVIYHLDEEETPYLVKIPVPAERITLGDFKSVLQRPAGAKYFFKSMDQDFGVVKEEISDDNARLPCFNGRVVSWLVSSDNPQPEMAPPAHEPRTDPAPPPPPVPPLPPERTSGIGDSRPPSFHPNVSSSRENLEPETETESVVSLRRERPRRRDSSERGAGGHRPSGPSRLERHLAGYESSSTLMTSELESTSLGDSEEEDTMSRFSSSTEQSSASRLLKRHRRRRKQRPPRLERVRGFLWGSWTSGELGMQALVSGVQGPDGENPGSCPGLLEAVWLLPLYPPQASSFSSVTDSTMSLNIITVTLNMEKYNFLGISIVGQSNERGDGGIYIGSIMKGGAVAADGRIEPGDMLLQVNDMNFENMSNDDAVRVLRDIVHKPGPLPSPQLDWPPLPHSPIVLTVAKCWDPSPQAYFTLPRNEPIQPIDPAAWVSHSAALTGTFPAYPGSSSMSTITSGSSLPDGCEGRGLSIHTDMASVTKAMAAPESGLEVRDRMWLKITIPNAFLGSDVVDWLYHHVEGFPERREARKYASGLLKAGLIRHTVNKITFSEQCYYVFGDLSGGCESYLVNLSLNDNDGSSGASDQDTLAPLPGATPWPLLPTFSYQYPAPHPYSPQPPPYHELSSYTYGGGSASSQHSEGSRSSGSTRSDGGAGRTGRPEERAPESKSGSGSESEPSSRGGSLRRGGEPGGTGDGGPPPSRGSSGGAPNLRAHPGLHPYGPPPGMALPYNPMMVVMMPPPPPPVPPAVQPPGAPPVRDLGSVPPELTASRQSFHMAMGNPSEFFVDVM, encoded by the exons ATGGCGGGCAGCGGCGCTGGGGGCGGTGGTGTCGGGGAGACGAAGGTGATTTACCACCTGGATGAAGAAGAGACTCCCTACCTGGTGAAGATCCCCGTCCCCGCCGAGCGCATCACCCTCGGCGATTTCAAGAGCGTCTTGCAGCGGCCCGCGGGCGCTAAGTACTTTTTCAAGTCTATGGATCAGGATTTCGG GGTGGTGAAGGAAGAGATTTCAGATGACAATGCTCGCCTTCCCTGCTTCAACGGAAGGGTGGTATCCTGG TTAGTGTCATCAGATAACCCCCAACCTGAGATGGCCCCCCCAGCCCACGAGCCTCGGACAGACCCGGCGCCTCCACCGCCCCCTGTACCCCCTCTGCCACCGGAGAGGACCAGTGGCATTGGAGACTCCAGGCCTCCATCCTTCCA CCCTAACGTGTCCAGCAGCCGGGAAAATCTGGAGCCCGAGACAGAAACCGAGTCAGTGGTATCTCTGAGGCGGGAGCGGCCTCGCAGGCGAGACAGCAGTGAGCGCGGCG CGGGGGGCCACCGGCCCAGCGGCCCCTCGAGGCTCGAGCGCCACCTGGCAGGGTACGAGAGctcctccaccctcatgaccagCGAGCTGGAGAGCACCAGCCTGGGGGACTCGGAGGAGGAGGACACCATGAGCAG GTTCAGCAGCTCCACAGAGCAGAGCAGCGCCTCCCGCCTCCTCAAGCGCCACCGGCGGCGGAGGAAACAGCGGCCACCCCGCCTGGAGCGGGTGAGGGGCTTCTTGTGGGGCAGCTGGACCTCGGGGGAGTTGGGGATGCAGGCCTTGGTTTCGGGGGTACAAGGCCCAGACGGGGAGAATCCTGGGTCTTGTCCCGGCTTGTTGGAGGCAGTCTGGCTCCTTCCCCTTTACCCACCACAGGCCTCATCCTTCAGCAGCGTCACCGATTCCACCATGTCTCTCAACATCATCACAGTCACGCTCAACATGG AGAAGTACAACTTCCTGGGCATCTCCATCGTGGGTCAGAGCAACGAGCGGGGAGATGGAGGCATCTACATCGGCTCCATCATGAAGGGTGGGGCTGTGGCGGCTGATGGGCGCATTGAGCCCGGGGACATGCTTTTGCAG GTGAACGACATGAACTTTGAGAACATGAGCAACGACGATGCGGTACGGGTGCTGAGGGATATCGTGCACAAGCCGGG gcctctcccctcaccccagcttGACTGGCCTCCTCTTCCTCACAGCCCCATCGTGCTGACTGTAGCCAAGTGCTGGGATCCCTCTCCCCAGGCCTATTTCACTCTCCCCCGAA ATGAGCCCATCCAGCCGATTGACCCTGCTGCCTGGGTCTCACACTCTGCTGCGCTGACTGGCACCTTCCCAGCCTATCCAGGCTCTTCGTCCATGAGCACCATCACATCTGGGTCCTCTCTTCCTGATG GCTGTGAGGGCCGGGGCCTCTCCATCCATACAGACATGGCATCTGTGACCAAGGCCATGGCAGCTCCAGAGTCTGGACTGGAAGTTCGGGACCGCATGTGGCTCAAGATCACCATCCCTAATGCCTTTCTGG GCTCGGACGTGGTTGACTGGCTCTACCATCACGTGGAGGGCTTTCCTGAGCGGCGGGAGGCCCGGAAGTATGCCAGCGGGCTGCTCAAGGCAGGCCTCATCCGGCACACCGTGAACAAGATCACCTTCTCTGAGCAGTGCTATTATGTGTTTGGAGACCTCAGTGGCGGCTGTGAGAGTT ACCTAGTCAACCTGTCTCTGAATGACAACGATGGCTCCAGTGGCGCTTCGGACCAGGACACCTTGGCTCCTTTGCCCGGGGCCACCCCCTGGCCCCTGCTGCCCACCTTCTCCTACCAGTACCCAGCCCCGCATCCATACagtccccagcccccaccctaCCACGAGCTCTCGTCCTACACCTACGGCGGAGGCAGTGCCAGCAGCCAGCACAGTGAGG GGAGCCGGAGCAGTGGGTCGACACGAAGCGATGGGGGGGCGGGGCGcacagggaggcctgaggagcGGGCCCCTGAGTCCAAGTCTGGCAGCGGCAGTGAGTCTGAGCCTTCCAGCCGGGGCGGCAGCCTTCGGCGGGGCGGGGAACCTGGTGGGACTGGTGATGGGGGCCCTCCCCCATCCAGGGGCTCATCAGGAGGTGCTCCCAATCTCCGAGCCCACCCAGGGCTCCATCCCTATGGCCCACCTCCTGGCATGGCCCTCCCGTATAACCCCATGATGGTGGTCATgatgccccctcccccaccccctgtcccTCCAGCAGTGCAGCCTCCAGGGGCCCCTCCAGTCAGAGACCTGGGCTCCGTGCCCCCAGAGCTGACGGCCAGCCGCCAAAGCTTCCACATGGCCATGGGCAACCCCAGTGAATTCTTTGTGGATGTTATGTAG
- the DVL2 gene encoding segment polarity protein dishevelled homolog DVL-2 isoform X2: MAGSGAGGGGVGETKVIYHLDEEETPYLVKIPVPAERITLGDFKSVLQRPAGAKYFFKSMDQDFGVVKEEISDDNARLPCFNGRVVSWLVSSDNPQPEMAPPAHEPRTDPAPPPPPVPPLPPERTSGIGDSRPPSFHPNVSSSRENLEPETETESVVSLRRERPRRRDSSERGAGGHRPSGPSRLERHLAGYESSSTLMTSELESTSLGDSEEEDTMSRFSSSTEQSSASRLLKRHRRRRKQRPPRLERASSFSSVTDSTMSLNIITVTLNMEKYNFLGISIVGQSNERGDGGIYIGSIMKGGAVAADGRIEPGDMLLQVNDMNFENMSNDDAVRVLRDIVHKPGPLPSPQLDWPPLPHSPIVLTVAKCWDPSPQAYFTLPRNEPIQPIDPAAWVSHSAALTGTFPAYPGSSSMSTITSGSSLPDGCEGRGLSIHTDMASVTKAMAAPESGLEVRDRMWLKITIPNAFLGSDVVDWLYHHVEGFPERREARKYASGLLKAGLIRHTVNKITFSEQCYYVFGDLSGGCESYLVNLSLNDNDGSSGASDQDTLAPLPGATPWPLLPTFSYQYPAPHPYSPQPPPYHELSSYTYGGGSASSQHSEGSRSSGSTRSDGGAGRTGRPEERAPESKSGSGSESEPSSRGGSLRRGGEPGGTGDGGPPPSRGSSGGAPNLRAHPGLHPYGPPPGMALPYNPMMVVMMPPPPPPVPPAVQPPGAPPVRDLGSVPPELTASRQSFHMAMGNPSEFFVDVM; the protein is encoded by the exons ATGGCGGGCAGCGGCGCTGGGGGCGGTGGTGTCGGGGAGACGAAGGTGATTTACCACCTGGATGAAGAAGAGACTCCCTACCTGGTGAAGATCCCCGTCCCCGCCGAGCGCATCACCCTCGGCGATTTCAAGAGCGTCTTGCAGCGGCCCGCGGGCGCTAAGTACTTTTTCAAGTCTATGGATCAGGATTTCGG GGTGGTGAAGGAAGAGATTTCAGATGACAATGCTCGCCTTCCCTGCTTCAACGGAAGGGTGGTATCCTGG TTAGTGTCATCAGATAACCCCCAACCTGAGATGGCCCCCCCAGCCCACGAGCCTCGGACAGACCCGGCGCCTCCACCGCCCCCTGTACCCCCTCTGCCACCGGAGAGGACCAGTGGCATTGGAGACTCCAGGCCTCCATCCTTCCA CCCTAACGTGTCCAGCAGCCGGGAAAATCTGGAGCCCGAGACAGAAACCGAGTCAGTGGTATCTCTGAGGCGGGAGCGGCCTCGCAGGCGAGACAGCAGTGAGCGCGGCG CGGGGGGCCACCGGCCCAGCGGCCCCTCGAGGCTCGAGCGCCACCTGGCAGGGTACGAGAGctcctccaccctcatgaccagCGAGCTGGAGAGCACCAGCCTGGGGGACTCGGAGGAGGAGGACACCATGAGCAG GTTCAGCAGCTCCACAGAGCAGAGCAGCGCCTCCCGCCTCCTCAAGCGCCACCGGCGGCGGAGGAAACAGCGGCCACCCCGCCTGGAGCGG GCCTCATCCTTCAGCAGCGTCACCGATTCCACCATGTCTCTCAACATCATCACAGTCACGCTCAACATGG AGAAGTACAACTTCCTGGGCATCTCCATCGTGGGTCAGAGCAACGAGCGGGGAGATGGAGGCATCTACATCGGCTCCATCATGAAGGGTGGGGCTGTGGCGGCTGATGGGCGCATTGAGCCCGGGGACATGCTTTTGCAG GTGAACGACATGAACTTTGAGAACATGAGCAACGACGATGCGGTACGGGTGCTGAGGGATATCGTGCACAAGCCGGG gcctctcccctcaccccagcttGACTGGCCTCCTCTTCCTCACAGCCCCATCGTGCTGACTGTAGCCAAGTGCTGGGATCCCTCTCCCCAGGCCTATTTCACTCTCCCCCGAA ATGAGCCCATCCAGCCGATTGACCCTGCTGCCTGGGTCTCACACTCTGCTGCGCTGACTGGCACCTTCCCAGCCTATCCAGGCTCTTCGTCCATGAGCACCATCACATCTGGGTCCTCTCTTCCTGATG GCTGTGAGGGCCGGGGCCTCTCCATCCATACAGACATGGCATCTGTGACCAAGGCCATGGCAGCTCCAGAGTCTGGACTGGAAGTTCGGGACCGCATGTGGCTCAAGATCACCATCCCTAATGCCTTTCTGG GCTCGGACGTGGTTGACTGGCTCTACCATCACGTGGAGGGCTTTCCTGAGCGGCGGGAGGCCCGGAAGTATGCCAGCGGGCTGCTCAAGGCAGGCCTCATCCGGCACACCGTGAACAAGATCACCTTCTCTGAGCAGTGCTATTATGTGTTTGGAGACCTCAGTGGCGGCTGTGAGAGTT ACCTAGTCAACCTGTCTCTGAATGACAACGATGGCTCCAGTGGCGCTTCGGACCAGGACACCTTGGCTCCTTTGCCCGGGGCCACCCCCTGGCCCCTGCTGCCCACCTTCTCCTACCAGTACCCAGCCCCGCATCCATACagtccccagcccccaccctaCCACGAGCTCTCGTCCTACACCTACGGCGGAGGCAGTGCCAGCAGCCAGCACAGTGAGG GGAGCCGGAGCAGTGGGTCGACACGAAGCGATGGGGGGGCGGGGCGcacagggaggcctgaggagcGGGCCCCTGAGTCCAAGTCTGGCAGCGGCAGTGAGTCTGAGCCTTCCAGCCGGGGCGGCAGCCTTCGGCGGGGCGGGGAACCTGGTGGGACTGGTGATGGGGGCCCTCCCCCATCCAGGGGCTCATCAGGAGGTGCTCCCAATCTCCGAGCCCACCCAGGGCTCCATCCCTATGGCCCACCTCCTGGCATGGCCCTCCCGTATAACCCCATGATGGTGGTCATgatgccccctcccccaccccctgtcccTCCAGCAGTGCAGCCTCCAGGGGCCCCTCCAGTCAGAGACCTGGGCTCCGTGCCCCCAGAGCTGACGGCCAGCCGCCAAAGCTTCCACATGGCCATGGGCAACCCCAGTGAATTCTTTGTGGATGTTATGTAG
- the DVL2 gene encoding segment polarity protein dishevelled homolog DVL-2 isoform X4: MAGSGAGGGGVGETKVIYHLDEEETPYLVKIPVPAERITLGDFKSVLQRPAGAKYFFKSMDQDFGVVKEEISDDNARLPCFNGRVVSWLVSSDNPQPEMAPPAHEPRTDPAPPPPPVPPLPPERTSGIGDSRPPSFHPNVSSSRENLEPETETESVVSLRRERPRRRDSSERGAGGHRPSGPSRLERHLAGYESSSTLMTSELESTSLGDSEEEDTMSRFSSSTEQSSASRLLKRHRRRRKQRPPRLERASSFSSVTDSTMSLNIITVTLNMEKYNFLGISIVGQSNERGDGGIYIGSIMKGGAVAADGRIEPGDMLLQVNDMNFENMSNDDAVRVLRDIVHKPGPIVLTVAKCWDPSPQAYFTLPRNEPIQPIDPAAWVSHSAALTGTFPAYPGSSSMSTITSGSSLPDGCEGRGLSIHTDMASVTKAMAAPESGLEVRDRMWLKITIPNAFLGSDVVDWLYHHVEGFPERREARKYASGLLKAGLIRHTVNKITFSEQCYYVFGDLSGGCESYLVNLSLNDNDGSSGASDQDTLAPLPGATPWPLLPTFSYQYPAPHPYSPQPPPYHELSSYTYGGGSASSQHSEGSRSSGSTRSDGGAGRTGRPEERAPESKSGSGSESEPSSRGGSLRRGGEPGGTGDGGPPPSRGSSGGAPNLRAHPGLHPYGPPPGMALPYNPMMVVMMPPPPPPVPPAVQPPGAPPVRDLGSVPPELTASRQSFHMAMGNPSEFFVDVM; encoded by the exons ATGGCGGGCAGCGGCGCTGGGGGCGGTGGTGTCGGGGAGACGAAGGTGATTTACCACCTGGATGAAGAAGAGACTCCCTACCTGGTGAAGATCCCCGTCCCCGCCGAGCGCATCACCCTCGGCGATTTCAAGAGCGTCTTGCAGCGGCCCGCGGGCGCTAAGTACTTTTTCAAGTCTATGGATCAGGATTTCGG GGTGGTGAAGGAAGAGATTTCAGATGACAATGCTCGCCTTCCCTGCTTCAACGGAAGGGTGGTATCCTGG TTAGTGTCATCAGATAACCCCCAACCTGAGATGGCCCCCCCAGCCCACGAGCCTCGGACAGACCCGGCGCCTCCACCGCCCCCTGTACCCCCTCTGCCACCGGAGAGGACCAGTGGCATTGGAGACTCCAGGCCTCCATCCTTCCA CCCTAACGTGTCCAGCAGCCGGGAAAATCTGGAGCCCGAGACAGAAACCGAGTCAGTGGTATCTCTGAGGCGGGAGCGGCCTCGCAGGCGAGACAGCAGTGAGCGCGGCG CGGGGGGCCACCGGCCCAGCGGCCCCTCGAGGCTCGAGCGCCACCTGGCAGGGTACGAGAGctcctccaccctcatgaccagCGAGCTGGAGAGCACCAGCCTGGGGGACTCGGAGGAGGAGGACACCATGAGCAG GTTCAGCAGCTCCACAGAGCAGAGCAGCGCCTCCCGCCTCCTCAAGCGCCACCGGCGGCGGAGGAAACAGCGGCCACCCCGCCTGGAGCGG GCCTCATCCTTCAGCAGCGTCACCGATTCCACCATGTCTCTCAACATCATCACAGTCACGCTCAACATGG AGAAGTACAACTTCCTGGGCATCTCCATCGTGGGTCAGAGCAACGAGCGGGGAGATGGAGGCATCTACATCGGCTCCATCATGAAGGGTGGGGCTGTGGCGGCTGATGGGCGCATTGAGCCCGGGGACATGCTTTTGCAG GTGAACGACATGAACTTTGAGAACATGAGCAACGACGATGCGGTACGGGTGCTGAGGGATATCGTGCACAAGCCGGG CCCCATCGTGCTGACTGTAGCCAAGTGCTGGGATCCCTCTCCCCAGGCCTATTTCACTCTCCCCCGAA ATGAGCCCATCCAGCCGATTGACCCTGCTGCCTGGGTCTCACACTCTGCTGCGCTGACTGGCACCTTCCCAGCCTATCCAGGCTCTTCGTCCATGAGCACCATCACATCTGGGTCCTCTCTTCCTGATG GCTGTGAGGGCCGGGGCCTCTCCATCCATACAGACATGGCATCTGTGACCAAGGCCATGGCAGCTCCAGAGTCTGGACTGGAAGTTCGGGACCGCATGTGGCTCAAGATCACCATCCCTAATGCCTTTCTGG GCTCGGACGTGGTTGACTGGCTCTACCATCACGTGGAGGGCTTTCCTGAGCGGCGGGAGGCCCGGAAGTATGCCAGCGGGCTGCTCAAGGCAGGCCTCATCCGGCACACCGTGAACAAGATCACCTTCTCTGAGCAGTGCTATTATGTGTTTGGAGACCTCAGTGGCGGCTGTGAGAGTT ACCTAGTCAACCTGTCTCTGAATGACAACGATGGCTCCAGTGGCGCTTCGGACCAGGACACCTTGGCTCCTTTGCCCGGGGCCACCCCCTGGCCCCTGCTGCCCACCTTCTCCTACCAGTACCCAGCCCCGCATCCATACagtccccagcccccaccctaCCACGAGCTCTCGTCCTACACCTACGGCGGAGGCAGTGCCAGCAGCCAGCACAGTGAGG GGAGCCGGAGCAGTGGGTCGACACGAAGCGATGGGGGGGCGGGGCGcacagggaggcctgaggagcGGGCCCCTGAGTCCAAGTCTGGCAGCGGCAGTGAGTCTGAGCCTTCCAGCCGGGGCGGCAGCCTTCGGCGGGGCGGGGAACCTGGTGGGACTGGTGATGGGGGCCCTCCCCCATCCAGGGGCTCATCAGGAGGTGCTCCCAATCTCCGAGCCCACCCAGGGCTCCATCCCTATGGCCCACCTCCTGGCATGGCCCTCCCGTATAACCCCATGATGGTGGTCATgatgccccctcccccaccccctgtcccTCCAGCAGTGCAGCCTCCAGGGGCCCCTCCAGTCAGAGACCTGGGCTCCGTGCCCCCAGAGCTGACGGCCAGCCGCCAAAGCTTCCACATGGCCATGGGCAACCCCAGTGAATTCTTTGTGGATGTTATGTAG
- the DVL2 gene encoding segment polarity protein dishevelled homolog DVL-2 isoform X6, with translation MAGSGAGGGGVGETKVIYHLDEEETPYLVKIPVPAERITLGDFKSVLQRPAGAKYFFKSMDQDFGVVKEEISDDNARLPCFNGRVVSWLVSSDNPQPEMAPPAHEPRTDPAPPPPPVPPLPPERTSGIGDSRPPSFHPNVSSSRENLEPETETESVVSLRRERPRRRDSSERGAGGHRPSGPSRLERHLAGYESSSTLMTSELESTSLGDSEEEDTMSSSVTDSTMSLNIITVTLNMEKYNFLGISIVGQSNERGDGGIYIGSIMKGGAVAADGRIEPGDMLLQVNDMNFENMSNDDAVRVLRDIVHKPGPLPSPQLDWPPLPHSPIVLTVAKCWDPSPQAYFTLPRNEPIQPIDPAAWVSHSAALTGTFPAYPGSSSMSTITSGSSLPDGCEGRGLSIHTDMASVTKAMAAPESGLEVRDRMWLKITIPNAFLGSDVVDWLYHHVEGFPERREARKYASGLLKAGLIRHTVNKITFSEQCYYVFGDLSGGCESYLVNLSLNDNDGSSGASDQDTLAPLPGATPWPLLPTFSYQYPAPHPYSPQPPPYHELSSYTYGGGSASSQHSEGSRSSGSTRSDGGAGRTGRPEERAPESKSGSGSESEPSSRGGSLRRGGEPGGTGDGGPPPSRGSSGGAPNLRAHPGLHPYGPPPGMALPYNPMMVVMMPPPPPPVPPAVQPPGAPPVRDLGSVPPELTASRQSFHMAMGNPSEFFVDVM, from the exons ATGGCGGGCAGCGGCGCTGGGGGCGGTGGTGTCGGGGAGACGAAGGTGATTTACCACCTGGATGAAGAAGAGACTCCCTACCTGGTGAAGATCCCCGTCCCCGCCGAGCGCATCACCCTCGGCGATTTCAAGAGCGTCTTGCAGCGGCCCGCGGGCGCTAAGTACTTTTTCAAGTCTATGGATCAGGATTTCGG GGTGGTGAAGGAAGAGATTTCAGATGACAATGCTCGCCTTCCCTGCTTCAACGGAAGGGTGGTATCCTGG TTAGTGTCATCAGATAACCCCCAACCTGAGATGGCCCCCCCAGCCCACGAGCCTCGGACAGACCCGGCGCCTCCACCGCCCCCTGTACCCCCTCTGCCACCGGAGAGGACCAGTGGCATTGGAGACTCCAGGCCTCCATCCTTCCA CCCTAACGTGTCCAGCAGCCGGGAAAATCTGGAGCCCGAGACAGAAACCGAGTCAGTGGTATCTCTGAGGCGGGAGCGGCCTCGCAGGCGAGACAGCAGTGAGCGCGGCG CGGGGGGCCACCGGCCCAGCGGCCCCTCGAGGCTCGAGCGCCACCTGGCAGGGTACGAGAGctcctccaccctcatgaccagCGAGCTGGAGAGCACCAGCCTGGGGGACTCGGAGGAGGAGGACACCATGAGCAG CAGCGTCACCGATTCCACCATGTCTCTCAACATCATCACAGTCACGCTCAACATGG AGAAGTACAACTTCCTGGGCATCTCCATCGTGGGTCAGAGCAACGAGCGGGGAGATGGAGGCATCTACATCGGCTCCATCATGAAGGGTGGGGCTGTGGCGGCTGATGGGCGCATTGAGCCCGGGGACATGCTTTTGCAG GTGAACGACATGAACTTTGAGAACATGAGCAACGACGATGCGGTACGGGTGCTGAGGGATATCGTGCACAAGCCGGG gcctctcccctcaccccagcttGACTGGCCTCCTCTTCCTCACAGCCCCATCGTGCTGACTGTAGCCAAGTGCTGGGATCCCTCTCCCCAGGCCTATTTCACTCTCCCCCGAA ATGAGCCCATCCAGCCGATTGACCCTGCTGCCTGGGTCTCACACTCTGCTGCGCTGACTGGCACCTTCCCAGCCTATCCAGGCTCTTCGTCCATGAGCACCATCACATCTGGGTCCTCTCTTCCTGATG GCTGTGAGGGCCGGGGCCTCTCCATCCATACAGACATGGCATCTGTGACCAAGGCCATGGCAGCTCCAGAGTCTGGACTGGAAGTTCGGGACCGCATGTGGCTCAAGATCACCATCCCTAATGCCTTTCTGG GCTCGGACGTGGTTGACTGGCTCTACCATCACGTGGAGGGCTTTCCTGAGCGGCGGGAGGCCCGGAAGTATGCCAGCGGGCTGCTCAAGGCAGGCCTCATCCGGCACACCGTGAACAAGATCACCTTCTCTGAGCAGTGCTATTATGTGTTTGGAGACCTCAGTGGCGGCTGTGAGAGTT ACCTAGTCAACCTGTCTCTGAATGACAACGATGGCTCCAGTGGCGCTTCGGACCAGGACACCTTGGCTCCTTTGCCCGGGGCCACCCCCTGGCCCCTGCTGCCCACCTTCTCCTACCAGTACCCAGCCCCGCATCCATACagtccccagcccccaccctaCCACGAGCTCTCGTCCTACACCTACGGCGGAGGCAGTGCCAGCAGCCAGCACAGTGAGG GGAGCCGGAGCAGTGGGTCGACACGAAGCGATGGGGGGGCGGGGCGcacagggaggcctgaggagcGGGCCCCTGAGTCCAAGTCTGGCAGCGGCAGTGAGTCTGAGCCTTCCAGCCGGGGCGGCAGCCTTCGGCGGGGCGGGGAACCTGGTGGGACTGGTGATGGGGGCCCTCCCCCATCCAGGGGCTCATCAGGAGGTGCTCCCAATCTCCGAGCCCACCCAGGGCTCCATCCCTATGGCCCACCTCCTGGCATGGCCCTCCCGTATAACCCCATGATGGTGGTCATgatgccccctcccccaccccctgtcccTCCAGCAGTGCAGCCTCCAGGGGCCCCTCCAGTCAGAGACCTGGGCTCCGTGCCCCCAGAGCTGACGGCCAGCCGCCAAAGCTTCCACATGGCCATGGGCAACCCCAGTGAATTCTTTGTGGATGTTATGTAG